cataaaatattctaTAAACTAACCTATGGCACTATTTCAAGCAGCTCAGCTCAAGTGGCTCTCTATTCGTTTTCGTCGTAACTCTCACGTGCTGTCCCTTTTGTATTCCATTCTTTTTAACCCAACGACTCCCCGCTATCTTAAGAACCGTTTCAGCTATCTCCGTTCTGCTCGGTCCTCTCAGAATTTGCTTCTTTCCGTTCCGTCGTCCTCGTCTAAATTTTATAACAACTCCTTTACATTTCAAGCTGTGCAGCTTTGGAATTCCCTACCCCTAAATATTAGACGCGCTCAATCTCCTACTTCTTTTAAGATACTTCTCAAGCTTCACTTTTTATCtgatcattgatcaatgataccttgatagacttatgtcccctatagctggcatgtaatttgttatatatttatgtatttgtatgtttatgtattgtattttatttttatgtgtgtagtatattgttttgcgtagtatagtttgtgctagatttcctctaagtctacatttagtacacctacttacaaggttaaatttattattctccactacctaggttgtctggaagagatcgctctttagcgataagaccgcctcttgttttacctcttaagttgttgtttatacttgctatgttgtttcgtgtattgaggtgtgcaataaagagtatttgtatttgtattgtattgtatttcatGAAACTATTAGGGGTGGTCAAAATCAATTAATTATCTGTGGTAGCGCACACGAAGGGTCATCAACCTACCTTGTACCTACTAACACTTAGGCCCACtagcaccaaccacttaacttaggattagtgggctgtcatctgtcaaattccatataaaatggtgggttaaccctccattttcgatggtgcaagtggcccttagtagtagtagtaacttgTTTGTACAAtgaataacaaaaaacacagtaattacagtaaagaatagtacaaaggcgaacttatccctttgagggatttcttccagttaatgttattgctaacaagttcTATCTCTATACTGATTTAAAACATTTAGAATCTCTGTTTCATGGTATCATTAGTATATAGGTAAAGAAACTTAGAATACAAATTAACCTAAAACTATAACGAAgtataaaactaaaactaatacatATCTATTtagataattatataagaaactaagactaacttaaaagctagctaatgttttgacaatttgacctttttagggttccgtgccaaaaaggtacaaaaggaacccttatggtgccacTCTGTCTCTCTCTATAAACACTATCTAGTTATTCGGTTGATTAGTAAAACAAATTAAGTTGAAAAATAGGTTTTGCTGTAACCATTCAATGCCAATACGACAATTGTTGTTAAGCAGTCTTTCCCGtgacggaacaatggtgttccggaaaTTTCGGAGGCGTGCGCAGAGCTAAAGAAATCGCAGTCATAGATACGAGTACCTCTGACGATTTTAAAGTAAATTACAAATTGTAATGGGCACACCGAGCGTAGGTAGTACCCGCCAGGCGaccttgaaacatttttttaatcattttgaTTCATAAAATTACTACATCTAAGGATACAACGAGCAAACTAATTAACCTTCAAATTATTGGCAACCATGCGAATTATTAGCATAGGTCAAGACATGACTCAGAACCTAGGTATGCTAAGATTGAGGTGGGTATTAAATGGTACATATTAACTATCGATGAATTTACCGACTTCATAATTAAATATACATCCACAAATATAGATTTTCTAACATTACTGTGACTTTGACAAAGTACCTGTTTTACAGAGAATTTATGGGGTATAAACAAAGAAGACAAGGAGTATTCATTATTTGCATTTAAAATGGACAATCCTAATTACCATGTTTCATCATGCAGATCATGCTTAAGTACGTAGGTAGCAACTTATTCGCGACAAAAATAAACGAGGAAAACTCATTTTTAAAAACCCTTGCATACGCGGATTAATAAATTCACTTACCGTATAATGGGCCGACCATAATGATGTACAGTCCAAGTATGAGAAATATCTCCAAACGTCCTCCAGATGCCCGCGGTTTGAAGGCCACCATCATTGTGTTCACAACAAGCCCAAACACTTCAGTTATTGCCCTCTTAAACTTGTTCTCTTGATCACAACCTTCACCTCGATCATCTTCCGGAGACACAACGTCCTCAAGTTTCAAAACACCGTATAAAAATGAACAAACATGCAACACTAACAGCAACGAAAATATACCGTAATAACCCAGAATTCTTAGTAACACTCCACTTAACACGGTCCCCACTGGCGTCCCTAAGCTGATACAAATCGACACAAGCCCTAGACGGAAAGTCCTGCTCTCCACAGACGTCCTGTCTGCCATAAAACTGTACATGcccataaatataattatataacttcCAGTAAACGCTGCTGGTAGTGCTTCAATAAGCACCGTCGCCGTCAGAGATACTTCATGAAAATAATAAGTTGCCAAAAGCAGCCCGCTGTTAGCAATAATCTCTCCGATCATGGGAAATAATATACAAATCTTCCTTTTCTTGTTCTTATCACTCCACGCTCCAACAAAAAGCACCATCACAGCAGGAATGGCAGTCTGAAGCGGGAACTTCCAAGCGACCACATGAGCCACTAACGtctcaatatttttaatttgttcatCCAATCCTGTGACGTTCCGGTCCCTGATTCTGTCACAAATTTCAGTCCCATAATTTAGGTTAACTCTACAAGATTTTTCCAAATGCATATTCTGCACGGCGAACGACGAAAGTGCTGTGCAAAGCATGTAAGTAAATAAGCATGGTTCTACGGTGACTTCTATCCAAAAATTCCTGATGTCCTTGAGTATTCCTTTGGATTTCTCGGCCCATGTTTTTCTTTGGTTTTCCATCAGAACTGTTTTGGAGTTGGTGAGTTCGGCCCAACGCCTGTCGCTCATGTCGGTGATCTTGTGGCATTCGGATTGGCAGTAAAAGCGAGAGTTGTTGTAATATTGGGTTCACACACTACTCGTACTGATAGCGTGCCGCCTCGCGTATGACTACGGCGCGTTAACCCGTGTTCTTTTGAACTGTCGTTTCGTTTTCGAAAAACCTGAGTAAATGTCAGAGCGTTACGAAAGAGCGTCGCGAGCGCCGTTGCATCCCTGACTCCGATAATGCGGTGTCTTACTGCTTATTTATTCATTACGTTGCTCATCGACGATTTTTTTCTTGATAACGCTAGCGTAACTGCAATTATTTAAACGCGCAAAACAATATTGTATAACCAATACATtcgcaatctttattttataatttaatttagttaaatACAATAACAGAAATAAAAACATAAGGTAACAAACATTTATAGATCCCGATGCTATTTCAAATAGGTAAATGGGTAACTTACTGCGGAATTTTAAATTGATATCATATTATACGGAGGCATAATTGATTATGATAAGGTACAgaggggcaaatcttgactgaggggcaaatgtaactagtccattttcccatgttttacaatgtttgcattattaaatagagtgtccaccggttatatatagtaggcgtgttcagtggatacatgcaGACCTCAACATCATATTGTAATAATGGAAGAAactgattagttacaattgcccgcagtcgagatttgccccgctgtacctaacTGTTTAATTTTagcttattttgattttaggtataCTGTAATTTTAGCCACACATTTAAATTTTGGAACGGGAGGTGTTGGGAAGACGGTGTGTTTACACAACGACAGTTTCTGTAAATGTAGTTACAGGATAGCATAAAATAAACCAAACAAATTTACGGCCC
This window of the Leguminivora glycinivorella isolate SPB_JAAS2020 chromosome 16, LegGlyc_1.1, whole genome shotgun sequence genome carries:
- the LOC125235034 gene encoding uncharacterized protein LOC125235034 is translated as MSDRRWAELTNSKTVLMENQRKTWAEKSKGILKDIRNFWIEVTVEPCLFTYMLCTALSSFAVQNMHLEKSCRVNLNYGTEICDRIRDRNVTGLDEQIKNIETLVAHVVAWKFPLQTAIPAVMVLFVGAWSDKNKKRKICILFPMIGEIIANSGLLLATYYFHEVSLTATVLIEALPAAFTGSYIIIFMGMYSFMADRTSVESRTFRLGLVSICISLGTPVGTVLSGVLLRILGYYGIFSLLLVLHVCSFLYGVLKLEDVVSPEDDRGEGCDQENKFKRAITEVFGLVVNTMMVAFKPRASGGRLEIFLILGLYIIMVGPLYGDSQVSYLYAIRRFNFSEVEYSLYGTINIVLGLVGTFFCISVLSKKFQVEDSIIGSLAGVSRIAACFVFAFAPTRQWYYSAPLFNIFSGCGLTALRSIATKSVPSQEVAKLSSLIGVTEAIAPSIYMPTSSLIYVNSMDTFPGAFYLFDASLTVVALGLFVIIYILVKRRQRNRVINPVIKEQFARDNPTLEVSRI